The following DNA comes from Magnolia sinica isolate HGM2019 chromosome 18, MsV1, whole genome shotgun sequence.
AGCCCCCACTGCAGACAAGGGAAAAATCCCCTGCTATACCCTGATGAGACAATACAATCTACAGAAAGCAAATTCGGATGAAGCTGAAGATCAATTGATACCAACACTCAGCCATAAACAAGTCCCCACTGATTTGGGCCTTCTAAAAAATCCCCCATACTAGCCCAACCAACATAATACTCCTGAGAAGTGGCATAGAGATTAGACTTCAACAACTACTGAATGAAGAAGAGATCAGACTCAGGGAGTCAAACCTGACTTAGCCTACCAAGAAAATGTTAAACTGCCTGCTACTACTGCAAAACAAGCGACACCAACTACTACTAGAGAATCTAAAAATAGCAAAAGATCTGaccagagagagagggagagtcaaGAGTCCCTCCTCCCCAACGAACATCAACCCACTCCCTTTTTGGGTGTTAACTTCCTTATCGTACCCAAACCTGCCTTGTCCAGAAGAAGAGAACCCCTAACTTTAGAGGGAAGATTAGTTCTAGATAAGAATAACTTGTTAGGGTGACCACTACTTGCCATATTAGCCAGCTCATCTGCTACTGAATTGCCTTCATGATAGATGTGAGAGAAGAGAAGCTTGAGAGGATCTTTTAGACTGATAATAGCTCCCAATTAATACCATGATTTCCAACATCGAGACGATTGAGGAGAGGAAATGGCTTCAACAATAACTCAAGAATCAGACTCTACAATAATGTTTGACAGGCCCATATTTTTACAGATTTGCAATCTGTCTGCCATTGCTTGAGCTTCTACATAGGTGTTTGTGACCCTACCATAGCTATTGTGGAAACCAACAATGAGCTCGCCCCTATGGTCTCTGCATATtccccctcctcctcctcctgtgCCCAGATTTCCCCCAATAGAACCATCTATGTTTACCTTTAGCCATCTTGCGTCAGGTTTACTCCATTTAATTAATTGGATTTGGACTGCTTCAGTTGGAGAATAATCTTCGATGCCCAGAGACTGCATTATAAACTCTTCTTGAGAACAAGTTCTTAAAGAAGAAGGGAGATAGCTGCCTATATCTCTCAGCCATCTAGAAGTCTTGCCTATTATCTGGTTAGCTGACATTTGCTGGTTGTCAAATCTTTTGGCGTTTCTAGCTAACCAGATTTCTCAAATGATGAGAGGAGGAACCGAGCCTTATAGAAACTTCCACCTAGATGATTTACTTGCTAAGCCACTCCATTAAATCATTCGGTCAGAAATGGATTGATTGGGAATCAGAGGAACAAGGAATAAAGCAGTAAAGTAGGACCACACTTTGGTAGCTATCGCACCACAACAGAATAAGTGATCCAGATTTTCTACATTAAAGGAAAGGGCCTAGGAGgttggagggggggggggggggggggtaagagATACCTGAGTCTAGTTGTAACACTGAACTGGATTCTATTGCAGATCAGTCCCCTGCATCCTATCGGATGGCTGAGATGAAGAAAGGGTTGAAGTGAAGTGGCTAATTTGGGGCAGATTTCCCTAGAGCTAAGACCGAGTGGAACTTAGAGACTCCGctattggggatttgtgctgcggaatcatactgatctagatctaggatagcaatctaagagcaataagcaatcacaagagaacacaaagatttaacatggaaaacccttgcggaaaaaaatcatggtacaaaacaacagaaatccactataaagtagaaattacaagagagaggacttacccgattcaaacaatctagaatctcacccttgctacaccctttgataaccctagaaccctttaggaacccttaaaaaacttttaaaaagctttagaataccctataatagccctagggacccctatttatagtttaggaaactccacttacgcacctcctttgaaaaattccggaaaccgcctcaaagttacacagtccgcacaaaatccttGCAAAATCTGCACAACCTTAACTAGTTGAAGAAGGGCCTTAACTGGTCGAACaacccgctcgaccagtcgagcctgaccctcgactgatcgagcatcATGGACACCCAAAAAAtgagctcgctagactttgagtcgagagtgcctcgactagttgagcagctccctcgaccggtcgagcagtccacttgaccagtcgagcgacCTTGAAGATTGAGGACATcgttctgacaacaatctccaccatgtcttcaatcttcaaccgtataGCTCCTTAacctcttcttttatctctttatcacatcatagcttcaatcaacgcttctcgtgcacactccatccttcttttacgtcatcgctgtaacacctaatccattcggtactatttttcatgcttatgatgattgaagcccttagatagacatggattgatcattcatagtacacacccaactgaccggaaccccaagaccttgaaacttatctcatatcgatcgccccatcgctgcgatcgtggaggtaccacccgtgcgtcggtatgatactccgttagtgagatacgccgtgaagaataataagtgtatcatgtgcgtatggcaccatgtattttattgcacacatgtgcacaagacatgtcaagcacacatgtacatgccacacatgggtaagagaatctctacccatgtgtgtgatgtcacatacccatacctcttctctctcatgtgcataaaagtcaacctttctccatgccatacactatgcatgacatcaccacatcatgccatcccatgctcctttaatccaccattaattgcaaagcatgaattaagtaccataatcctagcctaagctaatattaatcacattagcttaacttaaccaaaattttatccattttttttatacatacccctccatcccttagcatttcaccatttttccataagaaagagagagagagagagagagagagagagagagagagaggagtgatcttggtgggccatcaactccatcaatcccatacctttcatccatctcaaccatcaattccatcccttccatacatctcaaccatccatctaattcatcaaggtgagtacacccactccactcttggtttgtttgtttttttttaattatttgtatgattattagtggaaatgatttgagaataatgatgtgatcaatggtgtggatacataagagagtacatataaataataataattaatacttgtgatgatatgatgataaggatgtgattaatggtatggatgcatgcaaaaataataataataataataataaataatttattataggctttatgtgggacccattgatagtgggccccaccagaattttgtagccatccaaattgttcaagtatggcaatttggttagccacacgctcacacatgcacacgtgcatacacaccaaagaaaaaaaaaagaaggcaggcgtcccgccgtttgaaagaaaaagaagggaagaggtgtgggtccacaatgggccccacccatgatgtatgtattaaatccacgccgtccattcaatttttcagatcattttaggcgttgaaccaaaaaatgaagccaatccatttctctggtaggccacaccatcaaaaatcatgtgaagacatactaaaacatataaaagtacttgctggggcccaattgaaatttttatgcatttgaaacttggattggacgctccaccacgtggaacacacacaacagatggactggatcgtcctgttgtgggccccatatatgagaacaaaaaaaaaacacaaaagaaaaaaaaaagcaaaacaacTATCTGACGCTGCAACAAGCAGCGTCtctgttgacgctggaaagaggtggtcccaccacaggccctaacttgatgtatgtcgaacatcagcaccgtgaatttgatgggtcccctcttaaaaatgggtcacgccaaaaattaacatacaaagaacttaggtggcccacaccatctaaaatgatgtgcagacatggctaaaacatataaaagcactttttgagccccacctgaaatttggatgcatctgaaacttagactgacccatcaaccacgagggacacacacaacagttggactggatcgtcctgttgtgggccccatatttgaaaacaaaaaaaataaataaaaataatatatatgccGTCAGCGTCTagatgacgctgcagcaagcagcgtctgctgctgacactggaggaaagtgggccccatcacaggccccacgttgatgcatgtcgaacatcagtaccatgcatttgatgggtcccgtttaaaaatgggccacctccaaatttcagccgtacacagaactcaggcggcccacaccataaaaaaatattaataataaataataattacaaaaaaaaaagatttggatcaatctgatcatgaggtatgtgctatatccaaatcgtccatccatttggcaagtttgtcttaaggcttgagaagaaaaaaaaaaaagatagatctaactatcaagtgggccacactacaaaagtggcagggattgaacgtaaaccattggaaccctttttgggtcagaaattttggagcagtatgaaatttttttttccccttaattcaggtctttgtgaccttatgaacagattgggtgggaaataaatgttatggtgggcccgatgaatggtttaacggtgaaatcattatcctaattgctaattgaggagaggtccagataatttttggttatgattcatttttggataattttctaaaatgatctctaaaaatagataaaccgtgtaggtataataaatacatcactgtagcacacatgtaactttgatctccttgaaccattcgtacaactcgaagctcaagcatgtaaaatcatgtgttaggtccacctgaaatttggatgtatctgaaacttggtctgacccctcaaccaagtgggacacacataatggatgggctggatttatgaaccatacctctgcgggcccaacaaataattatgaatatttaagagagggtaaccctctcaacttgtgtgtgatatggcccactttgatataggtgttatgccacttaatccaccatggttatgacatgatttatattcaagatcctcatcgtttatttattttatcaaccccattgacggtatgttaccaagactcaggcccatccaatgattagatagccgttcattatgaaataatgtaaattgaactctcatcacaaaaaaaaattattatgggtcatcctgatgatgcattaaatattcaacccatctagcccatgtaccaggtcccctctagggcattgtcccaaagatcagtcaatccaacctaaattggaccacacaatacaaggctgtgagaataaggacttaactattgaatccaacctaaggccatcatagtgtatctatttaatccatgcagaccatccacttcgtcatatcattttaggacttgaagtaaaatcaaagcagacctaagttgtaggtgggtcacacacaactcaacctcatgggaaatccccatggactctactgcataggacccattatgaattccattgatatgtgagcccaagaatgttaaggcccattttgagtgaacgccatgtgggcccatcagtgatagccttgtttgggctaaccattgggcctcttcgataagagtttgtaattttcatgtgtggaatgtatgacgaactggtattataatttttgaagtaatgatgattaatcctttaaatgggatgattgtggacatcccttaaTCACtcgacactttggttagagtgcggccccaagtaataggatcatgatacttgtgtttaaacccttaaaaacatgtttaattataacaaatatataaactctagtggtgtgaggatgtgatattacctgtttggcccattgatcatgtgggtatttgatgtatgtatagccacctaatcataggcaatggtggagaacatgtagtatatgtagtcatctaactgtgtgAATATGaagtacgtacaaggccacctaaccttatgaaatcaagtggcattgatgaccattcaacaacgtaggtttgtacttatcgacatagataccaccacttgaatcacacatgaccaagttgtacactaaactgaatatgatttagggttatattacccaagttaatgctatcaagatcctggatttttatacaatgtgatctttaaactataaatggtatgataaaatgtggctctcggcccttaaccaggtgacgccgaatatgagtcattatctatgtgacgtgtgaagtggttgtagtataagacttatcataattggtgtagccatgtattcgtggcatatgggcaaggcccattgagatatatttccggtccatatgatgaagctcattgtgatgtattttcggcccatgtgatgcggcccatagttatgtgtattaggcccaggtatgtggtctacttgtgaaatagatttgaggccacttgcaatgtatttgaggcccatgggcgaagcccaatgtgatgtatttgaactcatgggcgtggctcattgagatatattttaggcccatgtgtagggatcacctcttgagtatttgaagcccatgggtcgtgcagcctgatgtggtgtattcatggcccatgagccaaggcccattgcgatgtgtagtgcacatatgatacgacccaatgtgatgtatatgcggcccatgagtgaggcccaatgcgatgaatgtgcggcccttgtgtgagacccgaagcgatgtatctgaggaccgatgtggtgtgatttcaccatgatgtatgtattgatatttatgtgggtcattccttggggacaatgttggttaaatgtccacattgtcgaagccgattgttgaggccagttattgatactgattatgagtatgtgacagcacagcattatcatacatgctcatacgcatcatctgtatgtttgttatgagatgtggttgaccattgcatatgtcgttagacagattgttatgagactccctgatgggcagaggttatctcacatgagtacacggtatgcgcaggattgatgcatgattgtattgtatgactcatgcatcttgcattgtgtgccctagcgacatcagggccgtagcctccacaggcatatcgtggatggccagatgggacaccgaaaatatttagttctagcatacgggcgccatatatgtccctgggtgaaaattcctaaacctccgaggccaggagatgccccaatgtcgagaccaagtggatacatgagcgcccgagtgccgaatactaggaggtcgcgtctcccactgtgtcgtggtcggttgggagggggtgtggccttacccgcccgagggtaaggggcattactaggctgagtttgaccagctcgtaaatgggtccgctatcgacgtgccggataggtattggcagactattggccaggcggatagtgaggtttcttacgctcacttagactgtgctgctgggagagagacagtgctatttggagtgtactaaaccccggtaatgatcccagagatgaactatactgatatgtggacttattgagcaggatttgcatactcattcattcattcattcactattcacttgggctggtggtgcgcaactatttgttgtgtgtaccttcacaatggccaggatttcggttagggcgcgcgactaacctaagatcaggagtttaccacattgagtctgactatccaaattaggtatgggactattttggatagaagtcccttgtgatagaccccatagtctgccatactacgtactaccatcccaacTTTACTCCAGcacagtcatttcattcgcaccacatattgcattgcatcctcgacatctgatatttggctctttataactccttatttacatactgatttatattgcgtactctgatattgtatgactcatggacttgtcagtattttcgatattgtataattatggcatgataatatgatgataatgatgtgattacggatgcatgtaatatagttatggctgtggtatgatttccatgtaacatatttatcttgcctgcatgtaggacacactgcacacacgtgtgtactcactaggttttttgcctaagcctcctatttcctattttttttcagggttggagtagcttgaaAGACTtggctttctcgatgcattacatctattcttcgatttggcaatgttgacgttacgtatcttttgtaaaacATTAtgcttataaccatcgggacttatgatggagagtgttgcttggtagtttaatcatggatcttcgtgctcaggtattactatgtatataaataaaaaaaattcagtcaaaaatcttccttgtggtgcgccgaactcgggacttagtTTATGGAAGTCGAgtaccgaattcggggcatcacggaagctgtccgtccccaggtttggggcgtgacaatcgccaagcccaaagaagttgtacagaacttgaacttctctgtaggaatgactttggtgagcatgtttgttGGATTCATGCTAGTGTGAATCTTATCCaaagttacgcctccttcctcaagcacctgtcagaaaagtggtgacgaacatcaatgtgtttagtacgtgtgtaataaataaaaattttatccagattgatagcgctctcgctatcacagttaactagcacggcctcctgctgaagtcccaactgattttcATGCCTttaagccaaacaccttctttaaacgcttccgttATTGCCATATACTCTTCTTCGGTCGTAGAAAGAGCACAAGCTTCAATATCCAACTGATTACTCTACCCAAtagtacaaatgagtatcctgaagtagacttcctggaatctatactgcctacgtagtcggaatccacataccctaccaactttgtccatgctttctcaaaagttaagacatagtcttttatacctcgaatgtatcaaagtaccATTTCACCGCTTTCCAATGTTGCTTgctagggtttgacatgtatctgctcacaatacCGGCTACCTGTAAAATATTTGGTCTTGTAAAGACCATGGcatatattaaactgccaaccgcattcgaataaggcacatgagacataacatgcttttccttatttaatttaagacattgttctgaggaaagcttaaagtgagccgtGTGTAgaacgctcactggctttgcttggtccatcccatacttgatcaatactttttcaaggtattctgcttgtgataaccaaaaccggctcttcttcatgtctctatgaatatctatgccgagaaccctctttgcagcccctatatctttcatctcaaatgtctctgataactgagtcttcagtatattgatttcaaacatatcatgacaggtgatcaacatgtcatcaacaaatagtactaggatgatgaattttccatcactcagtgtcttgtaatagacacggtGATCTTATTCATtccgagtaaatttctaactcaccatgaagaatcaaattttttataccactgcctaggcgactgtttcaggccgtacaacgacctcattaacctacaaacctttttctctaccgctttaacttcatagccctctggttgcttcatgtagatctgttctttCAATTcccgtgcaggaatgcagtcttcacatccatctattccagctcgagatcgtattgggcaaccagcgccaacacgaatctgatagatacctactTAACCACCAGcgcgaatatctctatgaagtcgattgcttctctctgagcataactctttactaccaaccttgctttgtatctatcttatttccttttgaataaccacttgcatctaaTCGCTTTTCGGCCCAGTAATTCTTGTGGAACAAGTCTATATCATCGTTCATAACCGCCTTCCACTTTTTtgtatcaggctcatcaagagcctcctcaatagtagacgggtccccctcatctgaaATGAGggcatatacaatattagagtcgtccctatatcttgccggtaacctgcgatcgcgctgtggattccttctcacaggtggctactccacttGATCATATACCTCTGTCtgcgcatctgtctctgcctgagtatcatctgagtTATTCTAGACATTtatgatcaacctttctggttccttttgctcctcttgatcattcttgcggaatagagagctttcatctaATCTGACGTCacgactagtgatgaccttgcatgcGATCTTATCAAATAACCTGTAACAtttcacaccaatgtcatagccaacaaagatgtactttttggctctatgatttagcttatctctctcaactaacggtacatgagagtaagcttcacaaccaaatatgcatagATCTAAGTAGTCaatttctgaccactccatacttcttctgGGATTTTATATTCAATTGCCGTTGAAGGAAATCGGTTCACTAAATAATAAGCCATGTTAACGACCTCTGTTCATAAGTTCTTTCCCAACACAACATTatttaacatgcatctggccctttccaggagagtctgattcattagctcagccacaccgttttgcttgGGCGTGTGGCTCACTATGTTATGTCTGATgttcccttcatccttacaataattattaaactcagtggaagtaaattctccaccattgtcagtccttaaaacctttattttctcCCCAAACTGTTTTTCCATCATTGTCTtcaattgtttgaatatggtgaaaactttgaatttacgtttcatgaagtaaacccaaacttttccgaattagtcgtcaatgaatgaaacaaaccatgacgaccccccaatggaaacttctggtgatggcccccatacgtcagagtgcacaaaATCAAGCATTCCCTT
Coding sequences within:
- the LOC131232327 gene encoding uncharacterized protein LOC131232327, which gives rise to MSANQIIGKTSRWLRDIGSYLPSSLRTCSQEEFIMQSLGIEDYSPTEAVQIQLIKWSKPDARWLKVNIDGSIGGNLGTGGGGGGICRDHRGELIVGFHNSYGRVTNTYVEAQAMADRLQICKNMGLSNIIVESDS